A DNA window from Labrus mixtus chromosome 4, fLabMix1.1, whole genome shotgun sequence contains the following coding sequences:
- the lysmd4 gene encoding lysM and putative peptidoglycan-binding domain-containing protein 4 yields the protein MRRGEHVPQAFQAPVDVHASADGQVYMFRRMPNESSVSSDDEEELTVMEMRPRVLREHEPDRLRNMELLEREVLDDDNLNKLALQYGCKVADIKRVNNLMQEQDLFGLKSIKIPVQKHSFLTEASTDLSYAQVEMPHTSSTLVKPQDRARAQPHLQEVTDFLMEVDQDIERLIQTTDDQDEDILANSGNRLKFDPKGQSLTGHGSDWGIQWWNAVVAMLLIGIVLPLFYVIYFKTKDNGVVSPTDDGAATPTSANSSHTSALGLVTRGAG from the exons ATGCGGCGAGGTGAGCATGTTCCACAGGCTTTCCAGGCCCCGGTGGATGTCCATGCCAGTGCAGACGGCCAGGTTTACATGTTCAGGAGGATGCCGAATGAGTCTTCTGTGTCCtcggatgatgaggaggagctCACGGTGATGGAGATGAGGCCCCGAGTTTTGCGAGAACACGAGCCGGACAGACTGAGGAACATGGAGCTGCTCGAGCGGGAGGTGTTGGACGATGACAATCTCAACAAGCTCGCATTACAATACGGCTGCAAG GTAGCAGATATAAAACGGGTGAACAACCTTATGCAGGAACAAGATTTATTTGGACTCAAATCTATCAAAATACCAGTTCAAAAACATAGCTTTTTAACTGAGGCTTCCACAGACCTTAGTTACGCTCAAGTCGAGATGCCACATACATCCAGCACTTTAGTGAAGCCTCAGGATAGAGCCAGAGCCCAACCACATCTACAGGAGGTCACAGACTTTCTAATGGAGGTGGACCAGGATATTGAGAGACTGATTCAGACCACGGATGATCAAGACGAAGATATTTTGGCAAACTCCGGGAACAGGCTGAAGTTTGATCCCAAAGGACAGAGCCTGACCGGTCACGGCTCCGACTGGGGAATCCAGTGGTGGAACGCTGTGGTGGCCATGCTCCTCATAGGCATCGTCCTGCCCTTATTTTAcgtcatttatttcaaaacaaaagataatGGAGTAGTTTCACCAACAGATGACGGTGCAGCGACACCGACCTCTGCCAACTCTTCACACACCTCAGCTCTAGGCCTTGTTACAAGAGGAGCTGGATAG